In one window of Methanosarcina vacuolata Z-761 DNA:
- a CDS encoding SAM-dependent methyltransferase, translating to MEKPENTENRILEASGKRKGSSITAENVAFVRALESLKPEGERICYDPFAVRFLSQQYLTFLEMAARDSSKTPFPGIHNSLSARVRYFDDFVKKFIDEGLEQLVILGAGYDTRAYRIEGLGGKIRIFEVDHPETQSMKIEKIKDIFGSLPDHVEYVSVDFESEDFSHRLLEHGYERSQKTVFIMEGLIYYLPPKTVDEMLCFIAKNSGVGSAIIFDYVYESSIDRTNGICGVQCTACDQIAIMDAKKGMAQQGEPYKFGVKDGMLETFIVQSGFSQVCNVTTEDYKKIYFQGINEKRPVCYLSHFAYAIVE from the coding sequence ATGGAAAAACCGGAAAATACCGAAAACAGAATTCTTGAGGCTAGCGGAAAGAGAAAAGGATCAAGTATTACAGCTGAGAATGTAGCATTCGTCAGAGCCCTTGAATCGCTCAAGCCAGAGGGCGAACGCATCTGTTATGACCCATTCGCCGTCCGCTTTCTTAGTCAGCAATATTTGACGTTTTTGGAAATGGCAGCTCGTGATTCCTCTAAAACCCCATTCCCCGGAATACACAACTCACTTTCAGCAAGAGTCAGATATTTTGATGATTTCGTAAAAAAGTTTATTGATGAAGGGCTTGAACAGCTTGTCATTCTGGGTGCAGGGTACGATACCCGGGCATACAGAATCGAAGGACTCGGGGGTAAGATTAGAATTTTTGAGGTTGACCACCCTGAAACTCAAAGCATGAAAATCGAAAAAATCAAAGATATCTTCGGCTCACTCCCGGATCACGTCGAGTATGTTTCGGTTGATTTTGAGAGCGAAGATTTCAGTCATCGGCTGTTAGAACATGGATATGAAAGGTCGCAGAAGACCGTCTTTATCATGGAAGGACTCATCTACTACCTTCCGCCAAAAACCGTGGATGAGATGTTGTGCTTTATTGCAAAGAATTCGGGCGTCGGGAGTGCCATTATCTTCGATTATGTCTATGAGTCCAGTATTGATAGAACAAATGGAATATGCGGCGTGCAGTGTACGGCATGCGACCAGATTGCAATAATGGATGCTAAAAAAGGCATGGCACAACAGGGGGAACCTTATAAGTTCGGCGTCAAGGACGGGATGTTAGAAACATTCATTGTTCAGAGCGGTTTTTCTCAAGTTTGCAATGTGACCACTGAGGATTATAAAAAGATCTATTTTCAGGGAATTAATGAAAAACGACCAGTATGTTACCTGTCACACTTCGCCTATGCAATAGTGGAATAA
- a CDS encoding amidohydrolase, which yields MKNNIDAKNDSMIAFTGGQILTMDSEQKYVETVVIKESHIVDVGDRSLLKAYPDAEIHDLKGRVLLPAFIDSHNHLSSFGCFFPTWANLIGLTEKESVMEEIQLHARKKPGKGWIVGFGWFDAKIGGFDLTKNDLDEIISDRPVLLIQATFHQSVVNSQALELVGITRSTPEPRCGIILRESNGMPTGVLVEYAQVPVFRLVMEADTETLANLIEARAKELLKFGITAVHDPGVTPAAEAAYQKLHDEERLPVSVLMMPHGETVLDNQLGYRLHGPVTGVGDEKLRVGPVKLFADGATAETVAFSLKIGGQTINSGNYRDDFEEMLFAATEKGFRVCVHSFGNATTDAVLTAFENAVTRAPAGFEMRPRLEHVTLISTSQIKRLAAMGGCACIQPQFLSRAQNTKQVVLDDGKWYAYGDLVKGGVTVASGSDNPGGFMDARDPIEGSVMGSTMSDGAGNVIFPDQVLPFEQWLWMYTAGGTYAGGQEKERGMLKKGMVADLVVLEGNLDPKNPPVVSETWVAGKKVYDHRVLGI from the coding sequence ATGAAAAATAATATTGACGCAAAGAACGATTCGATGATTGCATTCACGGGTGGGCAGATACTTACTATGGACTCCGAGCAAAAATACGTGGAAACCGTAGTTATCAAGGAAAGTCATATTGTAGACGTTGGTGATAGGAGTCTCCTTAAAGCTTATCCTGATGCGGAAATTCATGACCTGAAAGGTCGGGTTCTACTTCCTGCTTTCATTGATTCACATAACCACCTATCTTCATTCGGTTGTTTTTTTCCTACCTGGGCGAACCTGATAGGCTTGACTGAAAAGGAATCCGTAATGGAGGAAATTCAACTGCATGCCCGAAAAAAACCGGGAAAAGGATGGATTGTCGGCTTCGGTTGGTTCGATGCCAAGATTGGCGGGTTCGACCTGACGAAAAACGATCTGGATGAGATTATTTCCGACAGGCCGGTTCTTCTTATCCAGGCTACCTTCCATCAGAGTGTAGTAAACAGCCAGGCGCTGGAACTTGTGGGCATCACCCGCTCAACTCCGGAGCCTCGTTGCGGAATTATTCTCCGGGAAAGTAACGGAATGCCAACAGGCGTGCTTGTGGAATATGCACAGGTTCCGGTGTTCCGACTGGTAATGGAAGCGGACACGGAAACACTTGCGAACCTCATAGAGGCGCGTGCTAAAGAGCTTCTCAAATTCGGTATCACTGCGGTCCACGACCCCGGCGTCACACCGGCTGCTGAGGCGGCATATCAAAAGCTTCACGATGAAGAACGGCTTCCGGTATCGGTACTTATGATGCCACATGGAGAGACCGTTCTGGACAATCAGCTGGGTTATAGGCTTCATGGACCGGTCACCGGAGTGGGTGATGAAAAGCTGCGTGTAGGTCCTGTCAAATTATTCGCTGACGGTGCAACCGCAGAAACAGTAGCCTTTTCTCTTAAAATCGGAGGGCAGACTATAAACAGCGGTAACTACCGGGATGACTTTGAGGAAATGCTCTTTGCAGCGACAGAAAAGGGATTCCGAGTATGTGTCCATTCTTTTGGGAATGCAACAACTGATGCGGTGCTTACGGCATTTGAAAATGCTGTTACTCGAGCACCGGCTGGATTTGAAATGCGCCCACGCCTTGAACATGTAACCCTCATAAGTACATCTCAGATCAAACGCCTTGCCGCCATGGGCGGATGTGCGTGTATCCAACCTCAATTTCTGTCCAGGGCGCAAAATACAAAACAGGTTGTGTTAGATGATGGAAAGTGGTATGCCTATGGTGATCTTGTGAAGGGAGGAGTGACTGTGGCCTCAGGTAGTGACAACCCCGGAGGATTTATGGATGCTCGCGACCCGATTGAGGGTTCTGTGATGGGATCAACTATGAGCGATGGAGCAGGCAATGTCATCTTTCCGGATCAAGTGCTTCCTTTTGAGCAGTGGCTCTGGATGTATACCGCAGGGGGCACTTACGCCGGTGGACAGGAAAAAGAGCGTGGTATGTTGAAAAAAGGTATGGTTGCGGATCTTGTAGTCCTTGAAGGTAATCTTGATCCTAAAAACCCTCCTGTTGTTTCTGAAACCTGGGTAGCAGGAAAGAAGGTATATGACCATCGAGTCCTGGGAATTTGA